In a single window of the Arachis hypogaea cultivar Tifrunner chromosome 6, arahy.Tifrunner.gnm2.J5K5, whole genome shotgun sequence genome:
- the LOC112695982 gene encoding protein EARLY RESPONSIVE TO DEHYDRATION 15 isoform X2, with translation MALVSGGRSTLNPNAPLYIPAAFRQVEDFSPEWWQLVTTLTWYHEYWLSQQQVEGGFYAAEDDGFDQDGNDVVDLLPDIFDLDAGEDLSVMEAQLEEFIRLSEETGHKTFVEQKSKA, from the exons ATGGCATTAGTCTCTGGAGGAAGATCAACACTGAACCCGAATGCCCCTCTTTATATTCCAGCCGCCTTCCGGCAGGTGGAGGATTTCTCGCCGGAGTGGTGGCAGCTGGTGACAACACTGACGTGGTACCATGAGTACTGGCTAAGCCAGCAACAGGTTGAAGGGGGCTTCTATGCTGCTGAGGATGATGGATTTGATCAAGATGGCAATGATGTTGTTGATTTGCTGCCTGATATATTTGATCTTGATGCCGGTGAAGATCTTTCCGTGATGGAAGCTCAGCTTGAAGAGTTCATTCGATTATCTGAAG AAACTGGACACAAGACATTTGTGGAACAGAAGAGTAAAGCATAA
- the LOC112695982 gene encoding protein EARLY RESPONSIVE TO DEHYDRATION 15 isoform X1 has translation MALVSGGRSTLNPNAPLYIPAAFRQVEDFSPEWWQLVTTLTWYHEYWLSQQQVEGGFYAAEDDGFDQDGNDVVDLLPDIFDLDAGEDLSVMEAQLEEFIRLSEEETGHKTFVEQKSKA, from the exons ATGGCATTAGTCTCTGGAGGAAGATCAACACTGAACCCGAATGCCCCTCTTTATATTCCAGCCGCCTTCCGGCAGGTGGAGGATTTCTCGCCGGAGTGGTGGCAGCTGGTGACAACACTGACGTGGTACCATGAGTACTGGCTAAGCCAGCAACAGGTTGAAGGGGGCTTCTATGCTGCTGAGGATGATGGATTTGATCAAGATGGCAATGATGTTGTTGATTTGCTGCCTGATATATTTGATCTTGATGCCGGTGAAGATCTTTCCGTGATGGAAGCTCAGCTTGAAGAGTTCATTCGATTATCTGAAG AAGAAACTGGACACAAGACATTTGTGGAACAGAAGAGTAAAGCATAA